A single window of Uloborus diversus isolate 005 chromosome 5, Udiv.v.3.1, whole genome shotgun sequence DNA harbors:
- the LOC129222906 gene encoding 26S proteasome complex subunit SEM1-like: MNKNVHFSCDFVLHVIILREFKLNVFISFLFRSPADWTAKEEDEQDINVWEDNWDDDNVEDEFSNQLRAELEKCGHRVNGSGEPMKS; this comes from the exons ATgaacaaaaatgttcattttagctGTGATTTTGTATTGCACGTGAtcatattaagagagttcaaattaaatgtatttatttcttttttatttcgttcaCCTGCAGATTGGACTGCTAAAGAAGAGGATGAACAAGACATCAATGTCTGGGAAGATAATTGGGATGATGACAATGTTGAAGATGAATTTAGCAATCAGTTACG ggcAGAACTAGAGAAATGTGGTCATCGTGTTAATGGCAGTGGTGAACCAATGAAATCTTAA